The Ipomoea triloba cultivar NCNSP0323 chromosome 4, ASM357664v1 DNA segment aactttggtgcacctagtttcacttgcaagtgcacctagtttcacttacaagtgcacctagtttcatttacaagtgcacatattttcacttacaagtgcaagtaatttaccttgttaatattcatgcacctattttcgcaaatattttcacttacaaatgcaagtaatttaccttgttaatattcatgcacctgatgcaacctaggtgcacctaattataacattaggtgcacctagttataacattaggtgcacttagtattgacgCTCAGAATAccattcacttgcacctgtaatacattttacttgcatttgcaatacattttacttgcacttgtgcaagtaatttactttgttaacattcatgcatatGGGTGCAACTTATgcgcacctagttataacattgtgtgcacctagttataacattaggtgaaCTTAGTATTgttgctcattgtacaatttacttgcacttgtaatacattttacttggaCGTgtacacctattttcacttacaggtgcaagtaatttaccttgttaacatttatgcacttggatgcacctagttataacattacatgCGCCTACATTCCAGACACGTGGTGCGCTGTGATTCGGCCGCAGTTTTCTcatgggcggccagtacgcacctgaacgcgatcttatatatatatatatatatatatatatatatatatatatatatataattgatcaataatttataaataattattcgCTATACCCTATTTTATCTGTATTAGTTGCTATTTATTAGTCAAAGCAACACTTTCTTCTTTAGTTATTTGTATTAGTATTTACTTATCATTTCTATATTTGGTTggttgtgtttaatagtacttttaatataatttctaaacatataattaaatttcacatactaatcctaaatttaatattatgcaaattaaattgtaattaactTCAATTACGTTAACTgaatctaaaatataaaatgggacggagagactactaaatataaaaaatttattaatattatgaaaaattttattgtaattaACTTTAATCACGTTAACTGAGTCAAAAATATAAAACGGGACGGAggagtaataaatataaaaaatgtaaatgtcacatcATTGTAAAGAGATTGCATAATTACGTATCACTGTCCAAGTCCAACCGAGCTGAAGGCTTGCTAGTTTAAATATTGTCACCTTCTAAAGCTTTGAAATCACTAATCTAGCTAGCTATTCCCCGGACCCTGCTAACATGGTGCCCTTAAAACAGGGCACCTCCAATTCCGTCGAGGCGGGCGCTGTGAGCCACCCTAGGATCTCCTTCTCGGCGGATTTCCCCGATGAGGACGAGGGCTTCATATCCCTCATCCCCAATTCAGGAATAGAGCTGAACCACAGACCCCGCTGCACTGCAGAGTTCGAGTTCCGCTCATCAATCAAGCCCAGCAGCGAAGCCATGGCGGCGGCGGACGAGCTGTTCTCAGACGGCAGAATGCTGCCGATCTGGCAAATACGCAATTTCAAGAAACTCAACGAGATAAGTCGTCTGAGAACGGGTCAAGAGAAGAAGACGGAAAGTGGTAATAACGCGGCGGCGGAGGAGATTATTAGTAGTAACGCGGTGAGTTTGCGCTTTGTCCAGGAGGATGATCCTTCTCCGAGGCCGCCCAAATGCACGACGGTTCTGTTGAGAGAGTTTCTGAGATTTAGAAAACAACGCGATTCGTCGTCCACTTCCACTGATACAAGTGAGAGCCGCAAGGAGAGAAAAGGAAGCAAAGAAAAGGAGGTGAAGAGGATGATTAGGAAAGGATTGGAGAGAAGTACAAAAGCAAGAGTTATGAAAATGGGAAGAAAGGGAGATTAGAGAGATGATGGACTTCTACATACTGCCATTCAATTCCATGGTGATATTTGAATAAGTCTGCTAAACTGCTAGCTAGGTTATTATCATCACCGTTATATATTATGCttttttcaactttaatttgtaacttaattaattatgtcTTCCTATCTTGAAATGCATCCAAAACTATTATCATACTTACACGATTTCCATCTGTTGTCTTCCAAACTATTATGTTAGTTTTATCTTTTTTGGCCttttaattggtaatatattcAAGGGTTTATTGGACACATGGAGAAATATtcaacatttttaaatatatatatgggccaCATTTATGGGAAACTGttgattcgtgagacgggtggggttaatatgcaaatgtaatacttattccTGATGTAGTATCACATTTGAATATAAACATTAACTCGACCGGTCTCATGGACAAAGATATGTGAAACtctttcacacaagtttttgcctatatatatatatatatatatatatatatatatatatatatatatatatatatataggatcgtgTTCAGGTGCGTATTgaccgcccaggagagaactgcagacgaatcacagcgcgccacgtgtccggaatgtattgcacctaacgttataactaggtgcacctaggtgcacccaggtgcataaatgttaacaaggtaaattacttgcatttgtaagtgaacataggtgcacacgtgtaagtaaaatgtattacaagtgtaaGTAAATTATACActgaacatcaatactaagtgcacctaatgttataacttggtgcacctaggttgcacccaggtgcatgaatgctAACAAAGTAatttacttgcacaagtgcaagtaaaatgtattgcagatgcaagtaaaatgtattacaggtgcaagtgaattgtatactgagcatcaatactaagtgcacctaatgttataactaggtgcacctaggttgcacccatgtgcatgaatattaacaatgtaaattacttgcatttgtaagtgaaagtatttgcgaaaataggtgcatgaatattaacaaggtaaattacttgcagttgtaagtgaaaataggtgcacttgtaagtgaaactaggtgcaacaaagttccagttatttacgaaaatgtcaccgcgtcattttttttaaaaattgcatctgattcgttgatctggacacatggacgactgtgaagcgttctcatttcttacctagGCGACAGTTCGCATGAGagtgcatccctatatatatatatatatatatatatatattcatttatttatttacttttaagtAATAATCACTCCTTTAAGTAATAACGTGAGGACCAATATGAATGCATACAATCTACTACATAGATGCACACAAACTACTCTAGgatagattgtgtgcattgtgcCTAAAATATTAGATTGTATAAATTCATGGACGTTCTCACATTCTCACCTAAGAAGTGACTCCCatttgttctcatatgatcccaataccatatatatatatatatatatatatatatatatatatgcccgtaagggcagcttgagtggcaagaccaagacgttcgcggccgtgaggtcctgagttcgaaaccgtctgccacccgggtttgagccggtcagctatgggcaacctaggctggttaacctccttgtggtcctttgccggctaggatcacagggcgagggtttactcacatactcggaagaggagtggggtttgcctcgataaacccaatatatatatatatatatatatatatattttctattcaaatgtggtcgcgccttcccgtgcggtcggtgcggtttacacctCTCAAAGTTAAGAAATACACTACCCAATGTTaagaaacgcaccacaatgaaaatgcataaaaacacctcataactcccatgtttctaattgtgaatttctgaacactgtgtggtgtattatttcatacttagtggtgtgttttatggcGATGTGTACCtcatagtgcatatttgtgtggtgtatttcttcacattgagtggtgtaaatcgcaccgaccgcacgggaagacgcgaccacacctgaactctactatatatatatatatatgggcgcgTTAAGGTGAGAACGGACTCCCAATAAAGGAATGAGAACCAATCAAAGCCGTCATCTGTTTAGATCTAACGgatcaaatgtaattttaaaaaatgcggtgacatttttgtaagcAATTCGAACATTATTGCaagtaacatgtgttaaaagtgcaagtgtCTAAGTAacatcacttaaaagtgcaaccattttcacttaatagtTCAAGTAATTTATGTTTTCACATTGGCGCACCTAATGATAATGTTctgtgcacttaatattgttgctcgatgtatattatattgttgcactttttatatatttttcttgcacttaggtgcactctatgaaactgttacttgactttttttaacacaatttatttgcacttcaaagttcaaattatttacaaaaacgCCACTGCATATTTTTTTAGTGTTTATGATTTGTTAGATCTGGATAGATGAACGGCTGCGATGGACCGGGTTCTCATTCGTCTCTGGACATGTGATTCTCACTTGATTTTGTCTCCTATATACGTAATGCAATGGTTATATACTTCTAATAGAGACTAAAACATAGTATATTAATTGAATTCAAATTGAGTTAACTTGATTATTACAACGATCAGATTTGTAGCGTTTATAAAAAAACATTTGtcaacaaacaaattaaatctgATAAACTTGCATTCATTTATTATTCATAAATTAAACAAACTTGTTTAGTGGAGTAACCTAAACAAACACACAATAAAAACCATTCTAAAAGTTTAAAGAATTTACCATCAAACAactataacatataataataataataataatccaaagaCTTCTTAAATATTCGGATGACTGGATTTCGATCTTCAATATATTCCTCGTCTCTCGGTGTTTGGACAGATACAATGAGGCTTAACAAACCTTTTTAGCTTCATCCATTTCCCTTCTTTTGATGGCCAAATATTCTCTATGTGCTTATAGATAAATTCAAAGCAAAAGAGACCAAATCACCGAATCGCACTACCCTTACCTACCGAACTATTAGTTTTGGGGAGAGAGTGAGATTGCTTTTCCATTTTTTCTGGCTTTTATGGCCATCACAGCAGAGAGAGAAGAGATTATCTTTTAAATTTGAGATATTACAATTAacttcttattttttaaagtgataTCTACTCTaatacaatgtagtatatgctTAATATACTTTGTCTATATGTTATAattcaaagagtcaataccccaCTATGAGTTTTGTTCCTGTGACCTTCCATGATATAATTATGTTGATTGTCTCATATAGGGAATATGTGTTTGTCTCATATATGAAATACGGATGAGCGGATTGAGTTGGGCCTATGCTAcaagtagggatgtcaatttagttctaaacCAACGGGCTGGCCTAATAAGTCCTAAATGTTATATAGGGTTAAAACCCCAAAAGAATCAACCTAATAAAAAAGCAAGGTATTTGGGTTGGCCTTATAGGCTTATTGGGTTGAGTTGAGCTAACCCATTGGATTGTTGAGTCAGACGGtctaatatcaaaattttaaggaATAATGTGTAAATTGGTCACTGaatgtaacctgaaagtgcaattaggtcattgaacaaaaaaaagtacaattaggtcactgaacactccaaatgtatgcaatttcacttgaTAGCGGATTATCAatcatttcatcaggttacctGCTTAGGTTGAAagtgagttggcattttaaaatacttttaaataataaactttaaaaataaaaatttaaaaattttaaaaaattaaaaaaaaaaaaaaaaaaaaaaaaaaaaaaaaaaaaaaaacgccggGGTTGGCCATCGGCCACCCCTTCCCACACTCCTCCTTCGTCTCCGGTTGGAGACAAAGAGAGATCTCTTCATCTCTCATCAGAGACGAAGAGAGTCTCCAACCGGAGACGAGGGAGGGGAGGGGTGGCCgcaaatgttttttttcttttttttctttaaattttaatttttacaatttttttcaaattttattattaaaaattattttaaaatgtaaactCACCGTCAACGTAAGCtggtaacctgatgaaatggatggtaacctgtTATTAGGTGAAATTCAATACATTTGGAGCGTTCAaaggcctaattgcattttttttatttagtgccttaattgcactttcaggtttcGTTCAGTTGCTAATTTGCACCTTATTCGAAAGTTTAATTAACATACTGATATCAAAATAACCCTATTCAATCAATTAACATAACTTCTCAGCCAGTCTGCCCGATTTCTGCCAATTGAATGCTTAGAAATCAGGCTTCAATTGAATAGTTTGAGATGAACCTAGAAGCGATTATCTCTGTCACTCCCCCGATTTCTGTTGTGACGCGAGAATAGAGAACCCATAAGCCCAGTTTGCTAGATCGTAACCTATACAGAGATTGCCAACTTTGTCGAGGTGCCAATCGTCGACTGTGACATCCACTCTAACTGCTACGACGTAAACTGCCGACGACAAACAACTTGCGGGCTGTGAACTGCTGACGACTTTGATCGCCAATtgcaagtaatttttttatttgcgttcTAAAGTTCTAGTTGATCTATTCTGCAAGTAGGAATTTATTGGGTTTAGAAATTTATTTGGTTTCTACggtagtttattttatttttattttggaagAATATTTACTTGGTTTGCAGTAGTTTCTTTGTTCTGCAAAATACCATATCGACTGCAGAATTCTTGGATTACTTTGTTGACGAATTATCTACCTTGATCTGATCGAATCCTTATTATGCTTGTACCCTTTTCTGTTTTAAGTTTTCTCAACAGTTCGGGTAACATCTTCTCGGTCTCATTCTTTTTTCTCAAGAATAGTGCCCAAGTATATCTCGtatagtcatctactaccaccaATGTATACTTTTGACCACTTAGACTAACAGAGTTAATTGGACCGAATAAATCCATATGCAATAGACTCAAAGGTCTTGAGTTCGTGTCATGAGACTTGGATTTGAACGaagatttaatttgtttacccGTTTGGCAAGCTTCACAAATCTTGTCTTTGATGAACGTCGTATTTGGTAGTCCCTCTACCAAAGCTTCTCTAGCTAGCTTATTAATGTCCTTGAAGTTGAGATTGTTAAGTTTGTGATGTCATTCCCAACCTAGGTCATTCTTATTTTTAGCTACTAGGCATACATTTGGCTTGGCTGAATTCCATGCAGCTACGTACATGTTCTTTCGCCTTTTTGCAGATAGAATTATTTCTCCATTCTCTTCATTGATCACATTACATTGATTTTTGGAGAATTCAACTTTGTGTCATTTGTCACAGAACTGACTTGTGCTTAACCGATTGAACTTCAATCCTTCGACATAGGAGACATCACGAATAGTTAATCCATCACGAATAGTTAAAACATTTGGGACTTTTTAGGttcataaatttttttgaaattgggGGTTTGGCATATTTGTATGAACCTTAGTATAGAAGATTTCCTTATGTCTATGGTGCCATTGAAATTATGTTTTTGTCATCGGCTCATTGTCCATAAGCCAGTCCTCATTGGAAGGGAAAAGCCTTCCGACACCTCTCATTGACCTACTAGATGGTCTCTGAGGTTTGGCATACCCTCACCTATCATTCGGGTAAGTGTTCGTCCTACCCTGAGGTCGATCATTGCGTCGCCTTTGTGAATGATTTTGCCTCTGGCTGTTTCAAAAGTTTACCTTTGATTGGTTATTATCTCTTGGTTGACTATTATAGTTATTTGGACGAGGTCTATACCGAGCAGTGTTCTTGACACTCTTCACGTTACTGTTAGAGGAATTTCCTTTCAATGGTTCCACAACTCGTTGTTTAGCCCTACCATTTGGTTGGCTCGTCGTTTCTGGTCTTTTTCCTATATAAACACTTGTCATTGGCTCTGGGTACAGTGTTTGACCTTGAATGAACACAGAGTTTAAACCTCTACCATTAGAAGGATCTGTGGGTTTGATCAATTGGACATGTGCTAGAGAGCTGGAATTGTAGCCGAGTCTGGCTCTATTCCCAGACtgtctttgatcatctaccattcgGTCTATTAGCTTAGATGAATTAGTAAACATCACAATTACCTCACACAATTTTTGCTTTCTAACTTCGCTTGCTTTACACTCTTCCTTAAGCAGATGAACATGCTTCTCCAGCTGACCCATCGATGTAAGCATCTCACTATTTTTTAGCACGAGGCTTTTGAGATCTTCTTGTTTGGCCATAAGTCGAGAGTTCTCTTCTTTTAGTTTGGAATGAGTGTTTTTCACAATTTTGAAGTCCATCATCATTTGTGAGACTGAATCCATAGGATCTTCATCACAGCTAGACTCAGAGTTACAATTAGAAGAGGAAGGAATTtacctcttcttcttctgccaTGAGACACATGTCTTCCTCTGAGTTTTCGTGGCTA contains these protein-coding regions:
- the LOC116015897 gene encoding uncharacterized protein LOC116015897, with the protein product MVPLKQGTSNSVEAGAVSHPRISFSADFPDEDEGFISLIPNSGIELNHRPRCTAEFEFRSSIKPSSEAMAAADELFSDGRMLPIWQIRNFKKLNEISRLRTGQEKKTESGNNAAAEEIISSNAVSLRFVQEDDPSPRPPKCTTVLLREFLRFRKQRDSSSTSTDTSESRKERKGSKEKEVKRMIRKGLERSTKARVMKMGRKGD